In Aurantimicrobium minutum, the following proteins share a genomic window:
- a CDS encoding CPBP family intramembrane glutamic endopeptidase codes for MNDEWTPQQQRARTWLEIAIVLALSLGSSAIYSIVSLIRKLTTPEALNAQKTVINQPLSDQPIFDLVYQLLGIAFGLVPVVLVFWLLAKPGQSAFTQLGFNFKEPGKDLLRGFGLAAVIGIPGLALYLVGHALGITVTIVPTALDTYWWTIPVLVLAALRAALVEELIVVGYLFTRLRELGWHTWQIITASALLRGSYHLYQGFGPFIGNVVMGVVFGYAYQRWGRTMPLVIAHWILDIVSFTGYAAIKALAPGFLPGT; via the coding sequence ATGAACGACGAGTGGACTCCTCAACAGCAGCGTGCGCGGACCTGGCTCGAAATTGCCATCGTTCTCGCGCTTTCGCTGGGTTCGTCTGCGATTTATTCCATCGTCTCCCTAATACGTAAGCTGACCACCCCTGAAGCACTCAATGCTCAGAAGACGGTTATTAACCAGCCACTATCTGACCAGCCCATCTTTGATCTGGTTTACCAACTCTTAGGTATTGCTTTTGGTTTGGTCCCTGTGGTGCTCGTGTTCTGGCTCTTGGCAAAGCCAGGCCAGAGTGCGTTCACACAACTAGGTTTCAACTTCAAGGAACCGGGTAAAGATCTCCTGCGCGGCTTCGGTCTTGCAGCAGTTATTGGCATTCCTGGTCTTGCGCTCTATCTCGTTGGCCACGCGCTGGGTATTACCGTCACGATTGTTCCCACAGCACTGGATACGTATTGGTGGACTATTCCTGTGCTGGTTTTGGCCGCTTTGCGTGCCGCACTGGTGGAAGAGCTCATTGTGGTGGGATATCTCTTTACTCGATTGCGGGAGTTGGGCTGGCACACCTGGCAGATCATCACCGCAAGTGCACTTCTTCGCGGTAGCTATCACCTCTATCAAGGCTTTGGGCCCTTCATTGGCAATGTTGTTATGGGTGTGGTCTTTGGGTATGCCTATCAGCGCTGGGGCCGCACTATGCCGCTGGTTATTGCGCACTGGATTTTAGATATTGTCTCCTTCACCGGCTACGCCGCCATAAAGGCACTAGCTCCCGGCTTCCTGCCAGGAACCTAG
- a CDS encoding bacteriorhodopsin-like: MNNLSELLTDTQFNIVFNMLSLGIASMLFTTFFLVLARDRVLPRYRLAVLISATVTGIAAYHYFRMFDSFNHAFSSLDGAMNNAAVYNVGYRYVDWLLTVPLLLMEIVAVLALTRQLQSSLLKRLVPAAALMIVLGYPGDAKLDIWGIAPSVWGLLSTIPFLYILYVLFIELSKSLVRQSAGVQKKIKQLRLLLIATWGVYPIAFIFAMNSDGFVADQFVAREVGYTIADILAKCLFGLLIFSIARMKSAEDDAEFAKTEFRD, translated from the coding sequence ATGAATAATCTGTCCGAACTGTTGACTGATACCCAGTTCAACATTGTTTTCAACATGCTCTCGCTGGGTATTGCCAGCATGTTGTTCACTACGTTCTTCCTGGTATTAGCCAGAGATCGTGTGCTCCCGCGTTATCGTCTCGCAGTCCTCATCTCTGCAACCGTGACAGGCATTGCCGCCTATCACTACTTCAGAATGTTCGACTCGTTCAACCACGCATTCTCATCACTCGATGGAGCAATGAACAATGCAGCTGTCTACAACGTGGGTTACCGCTACGTTGACTGGCTGCTGACCGTTCCGTTGCTTCTGATGGAAATTGTTGCCGTCCTTGCACTGACCAGACAGCTCCAGAGCTCGCTGCTCAAGCGCCTGGTGCCTGCGGCAGCACTGATGATTGTTCTGGGATATCCCGGAGACGCCAAGCTTGACATCTGGGGTATTGCTCCATCTGTCTGGGGTCTACTCTCCACCATCCCCTTCCTCTACATCCTGTATGTGCTCTTCATCGAGCTCAGCAAGAGCCTGGTTCGCCAGTCTGCAGGAGTACAGAAGAAGATCAAGCAGCTTCGTCTCTTGCTGATCGCAACCTGGGGCGTTTACCCCATCGCCTTCATCTTCGCGATGAACAGCGATGGCTTCGTAGCTGACCAGTTTGTTGCTCGCGAAGTTGGATACACCATCGCCGACATTCTGGCGAAGTGTTTGTTCGGTCTGCTCATCTTCTCGATTGCTCGCATGAAGTCCGCTGAGGACGATGCAGAGTTCGCCAAGACTGAGTTCCGCGACTAA
- a CDS encoding citrate synthase, translating to MSLTYNGKTIELPVLHGTEGNPAIDLSTLTKQTGLTALDYGFVNTASTKSKITYIDGEAGILRYRGYPIDQVATNLTFLETAYLLIHGEVPTAVEKENFEENIRRHTLLHEDLKDFFSGFPRRAHPMPVLSAGVSALSTYYEDSLDPKNPEQVETSTYRLLAKLPVMAAYAHKKSIGQARLYPDNSLSFVENFLRLTFGNKAEPYVQNPVVVNALERLLILHADHEQNASTSTVRLVGSTDANLFASVSAGINALFGPLHGGANEAVLTMLGEIQESGESVSKYVERVKNKEDGVRLMGFGHRVYKNYDPRARLVKDTADEVLAALGVNDPLLGIAKELEGIALEDDYFKERKLYPNVDFYTGVIYKAMGFPTRMFTVLFALGRLPGWIAHWREMNLDPQTKIGRPQQLYIGDQLRNF from the coding sequence ATTTCCCTCACTTACAACGGCAAGACCATTGAGCTACCCGTTTTGCACGGTACCGAAGGCAATCCAGCTATTGACCTCTCAACTTTGACCAAGCAGACAGGCCTCACCGCACTGGACTATGGCTTCGTCAACACAGCTTCCACCAAGTCGAAAATCACCTACATCGATGGTGAGGCTGGCATCCTGCGATACCGCGGATATCCCATCGACCAGGTAGCAACAAACCTGACCTTCCTTGAAACTGCTTATCTGCTCATTCATGGCGAAGTTCCTACCGCAGTCGAGAAAGAAAACTTCGAAGAAAACATTCGTCGTCACACACTCCTGCACGAAGACCTCAAGGATTTCTTCTCCGGATTCCCACGTCGCGCACACCCTATGCCGGTACTCTCTGCAGGCGTTTCAGCACTGTCGACCTATTACGAAGACTCACTTGATCCCAAGAACCCTGAGCAGGTTGAAACGTCGACCTACCGCCTTCTGGCAAAGCTTCCCGTAATGGCTGCTTATGCACATAAGAAAAGCATCGGTCAGGCTCGTCTCTACCCAGACAACTCGCTGTCTTTTGTTGAGAACTTCCTGCGCCTAACCTTCGGCAACAAGGCAGAGCCTTACGTTCAGAACCCTGTTGTTGTCAACGCTCTCGAGCGTTTGCTCATTCTGCATGCAGACCACGAACAGAACGCTTCCACCTCTACTGTCCGCTTGGTCGGTTCTACTGATGCAAACCTCTTTGCATCAGTCTCTGCAGGTATCAACGCCCTCTTTGGCCCACTTCACGGTGGAGCAAACGAGGCTGTGCTCACCATGCTCGGAGAAATCCAAGAATCAGGTGAGTCCGTTTCTAAGTACGTTGAGCGCGTCAAGAACAAAGAAGACGGCGTCCGTCTCATGGGCTTCGGTCACCGCGTGTACAAGAACTACGACCCACGTGCACGCCTTGTGAAGGACACCGCAGACGAGGTCCTTGCTGCCCTCGGTGTCAACGACCCACTTCTGGGAATTGCCAAGGAGCTTGAAGGAATCGCCCTCGAGGACGACTACTTCAAGGAGCGCAAGCTTTACCCCAACGTGGACTTCTACACCGGTGTTATCTACAAGGCGATGGGTTTCCCCACCCGCATGTTTACTGTTCTGTTTGCTCTGGGCCGTCTGCCAGGTTGGATTGCGCACTGGCGTGAAATGAACCTGGACCCACAGACCAAGATTGGTCGCCCACAGCAGCTGTACATCGGCGACCAGCTTCGTAACTTCTAA
- the dapC gene encoding succinyldiaminopimelate transaminase, which translates to MLTELPDYPWDAMAPFVAKAKAHHGGAIDLSIGSPVDPTPEVIRAALAQATDSHAYPTTIGTPALREAIVEWFARRRGVTGLGVDNVLPTIGSKEFVAWLPFMLRLGPGDVVVHPTAAYPTYEIGARMAEATPFPSDNPAQWPENTKLVWLNSPGNPDGQVLDKEQLKARVQRARELGAYIVGDECYAELGWSGRWEHEPIPSLLDPEVTGGDLTGILTAYSLSKQSNLAGYRAAFVAGDAALISQLTNIRKHAGMMQPGPVQVAMVAALNDDAHVAAQKERYRARREMLIPALNSAGYRIDHSEAGLYLWVTEGVDAWASIEKLAGLGIIAGPGVFYGDFFPNHVRLSLTETDERIAEAARRLLSV; encoded by the coding sequence ATGCTCACAGAGCTGCCTGATTACCCATGGGACGCCATGGCGCCCTTCGTGGCGAAGGCGAAAGCTCATCATGGCGGTGCAATTGATCTCTCCATCGGTTCACCGGTAGACCCCACGCCAGAGGTTATTCGTGCTGCCCTCGCTCAGGCGACAGATTCACACGCGTACCCCACCACAATCGGAACTCCCGCGTTACGCGAAGCAATCGTGGAGTGGTTTGCTCGCCGTCGTGGTGTGACCGGCCTGGGTGTAGATAATGTTCTGCCCACCATTGGGTCCAAAGAGTTTGTTGCTTGGCTACCGTTCATGTTGCGTTTAGGTCCTGGTGATGTGGTCGTGCACCCTACAGCCGCCTATCCGACCTATGAGATTGGGGCGCGCATGGCCGAGGCAACCCCTTTCCCGAGTGATAACCCCGCTCAATGGCCAGAAAACACAAAGCTGGTCTGGCTCAACAGCCCCGGTAATCCAGATGGACAAGTTCTCGATAAAGAACAGCTCAAGGCTCGTGTTCAGCGAGCACGAGAACTCGGGGCCTACATCGTCGGTGACGAGTGTTATGCCGAACTGGGCTGGTCTGGGCGCTGGGAACACGAACCTATTCCCAGTCTGCTTGATCCAGAGGTAACCGGTGGCGATCTCACTGGAATTCTGACCGCGTATTCCTTGAGCAAGCAATCCAACCTGGCTGGATACCGTGCAGCATTTGTTGCCGGAGATGCCGCATTGATTTCTCAGCTCACCAACATTCGTAAGCACGCAGGCATGATGCAACCGGGGCCAGTCCAGGTTGCGATGGTTGCTGCACTCAATGATGATGCACACGTTGCCGCTCAGAAAGAGCGCTATCGCGCTCGCCGGGAGATGCTCATTCCTGCTTTGAACTCTGCCGGATACCGCATCGACCACAGTGAAGCGGGACTCTATTTATGGGTCACCGAGGGCGTTGATGCGTGGGCGTCGATTGAGAAGCTTGCCGGCTTAGGAATTATTGCTGGGCCAGGTGTTTTTTATGGTGATTTTTTTCCTAACCATGTTCGTTTGTCGTTGACGGAAACCGATGAGCGTATTGCTGAGGCTGCACGCAGACTTCTGAGTGTTTAG
- a CDS encoding DUF11 domain-containing protein has translation MRRVISLLTALCLIASGLVIVGLVTPIEPAQAASSCPPAITELDNPSFEAPVLTNNTYQQLNDSKVPGWSTTATDHLIEIWKSGFNGVPAASGLQFAEINATQNAALYQDLPTTPGQTLTWGLSHRGRQGVDTMHVEIGPAGGASNYSSGTISDGNTAWGRWTGSYTVPAGQYTTRFAFIADSTAGGNKSIGNFLDDISFGTPACVIATKDVYPQGPVDVGETLTYVVSVTNEGGAATRDITITDAIPANTTYVAGSASPSGSLSGSTLTLRPAGTNGVLGVVEPGATAVVSFQVTVNSAAAQTTIRNSASVSSDNGIAIDNFTTNEVANTVNAAADVEILKGFSGGGTVTSGGSKTMSFFVKNLGPSSATNVTVSDVIPSSLTISGALPAGCSTAQSGGNTVLTCVINSMTLNQLETISLNVDAATTATAIEVFNTARISSASFDPNPVNDVAIAPLSIRPDTTGALKIQKVSSPTATTAGGKAGWIINVHNAGSSATSGPVTLSDPAVQGFTATSVTVIPAINNQGGDPTVTCTLGATPLCTFPTGINAGNSYTVVISGNLASTVGNGTVLTNTASLSNGESSSATITANNVADVVVLKELTTPAEAGVPLGYQVTVINAGPSAAVNTVITDTLPAGTTLLNLPSGCTSTGQTLTCALGTLATASVTTLVYQVSIPDRGGTFTNLAVATSDTPFLDAITPEASVTVTIAGLAVTGSSLSAAPLGIGLLGSGIALMILALRRKKEQLGS, from the coding sequence ATGCGCCGTGTGATTTCCCTCCTGACAGCTCTGTGCCTGATTGCCAGCGGACTAGTCATTGTTGGGCTGGTCACACCGATAGAGCCAGCACAGGCAGCGAGCAGTTGTCCACCGGCCATCACCGAGCTAGATAACCCCAGTTTTGAAGCCCCAGTGCTGACAAACAACACCTATCAGCAACTGAATGATTCCAAAGTTCCCGGGTGGTCAACTACGGCTACAGACCACCTCATTGAAATTTGGAAGAGCGGCTTCAACGGCGTACCTGCAGCATCCGGACTGCAATTTGCCGAAATTAACGCCACTCAAAACGCAGCGCTCTATCAAGATCTTCCAACTACCCCCGGCCAAACGCTCACCTGGGGCCTTTCTCACCGAGGACGCCAAGGCGTTGACACCATGCACGTCGAGATTGGCCCTGCCGGCGGTGCATCCAACTATTCCTCTGGAACCATCAGCGATGGAAACACCGCCTGGGGTCGCTGGACTGGAAGCTACACCGTTCCCGCAGGACAGTACACAACCCGATTTGCCTTCATTGCCGATTCAACTGCGGGCGGAAATAAGAGCATTGGAAACTTCCTGGATGACATTTCCTTTGGTACGCCTGCCTGCGTGATTGCAACAAAAGATGTTTACCCCCAAGGTCCGGTCGATGTTGGCGAAACACTCACCTATGTGGTCTCGGTGACGAACGAGGGTGGTGCAGCAACCCGGGACATCACCATTACTGATGCGATTCCTGCCAACACAACCTATGTCGCTGGTTCTGCCTCCCCCTCAGGCTCGCTGTCGGGATCAACTCTGACGTTGAGACCAGCTGGAACCAATGGGGTTCTAGGAGTTGTAGAACCGGGAGCAACAGCGGTTGTCTCTTTCCAAGTAACCGTGAATTCGGCGGCAGCTCAAACCACTATTCGCAACAGCGCATCGGTCAGTTCTGACAACGGCATCGCAATCGATAACTTCACGACTAATGAGGTTGCGAACACAGTTAATGCTGCAGCAGATGTCGAAATTCTCAAAGGTTTTTCTGGAGGAGGAACTGTTACCTCTGGTGGTTCAAAGACGATGTCTTTTTTCGTGAAAAATCTCGGGCCAAGTTCAGCAACCAACGTGACCGTCTCTGATGTCATTCCTTCTTCACTGACAATCTCAGGGGCCTTGCCTGCGGGCTGTTCCACGGCTCAATCTGGTGGAAATACAGTTCTGACATGCGTTATCAACTCCATGACGTTGAACCAATTGGAGACCATTTCGCTCAATGTCGACGCAGCCACAACAGCGACAGCCATTGAAGTGTTCAACACTGCCCGAATTAGCTCTGCAAGTTTCGACCCCAACCCCGTCAACGACGTGGCCATTGCTCCGCTTTCCATCCGGCCCGATACAACTGGAGCACTGAAAATTCAGAAAGTTTCTAGTCCTACGGCAACTACCGCCGGTGGGAAAGCGGGCTGGATTATCAATGTTCACAATGCGGGAAGCTCAGCAACCTCAGGGCCAGTGACTCTCAGTGATCCAGCAGTTCAAGGATTCACGGCGACGAGCGTCACGGTCATCCCTGCCATCAACAACCAAGGCGGCGACCCAACGGTAACGTGCACTCTCGGCGCTACGCCTCTGTGCACATTCCCTACCGGAATCAACGCAGGCAATAGCTACACCGTCGTTATCTCAGGAAACCTTGCCTCTACTGTCGGTAACGGAACGGTACTAACCAATACCGCAAGCCTGAGTAACGGCGAGAGTTCTTCTGCGACCATCACAGCCAATAACGTGGCTGATGTGGTTGTCCTCAAAGAGCTCACTACTCCGGCAGAGGCAGGAGTTCCTTTGGGATATCAAGTGACTGTCATCAATGCGGGCCCTAGCGCTGCAGTGAACACCGTAATTACAGATACCCTTCCAGCTGGAACAACACTGCTGAATCTCCCCTCAGGCTGCACGAGCACAGGACAAACTCTGACCTGCGCATTGGGCACACTGGCCACTGCTTCGGTGACAACCTTGGTCTATCAGGTTTCCATACCTGATCGCGGAGGTACCTTCACCAACCTTGCAGTCGCTACCTCAGATACTCCGTTCTTAGACGCCATCACCCCTGAAGCATCAGTCACAGTTACCATTGCTGGTCTCGCGGTTACAGGCTCATCTCTGAGTGCAGCACCTCTCGGAATTGGCTTGCTTGGTTCAGGAATAGCACTGATGATCCTTGCTCTGCGACGCAAGAAGGAGCAGCTGGGGTCATAA
- a CDS encoding cysteine hydrolase family protein, producing MTKNALIVVDVQRGFDDPRNGPRNNPKCEENVRALLDKWRNSGQPVVLVRHDSIKPGSPLAPGQAGNDLKPGIDGPHDLFVTKSVNSAFYGTPDLDSWLKKEHINAITVCGIMTNFCCETTARMGGNLGYDVTFVLDATHTFDKKDIEGNIIPAEEVARMTAANLHGEFAIVKSTAEVLAG from the coding sequence ATGACAAAGAATGCTCTGATTGTGGTTGATGTCCAACGTGGGTTTGATGACCCCCGCAACGGTCCTAGAAATAACCCCAAGTGCGAAGAAAACGTTCGCGCACTATTGGACAAGTGGCGAAACTCTGGTCAACCTGTCGTTCTGGTGCGCCATGACTCCATCAAGCCAGGATCACCCTTGGCGCCTGGCCAAGCTGGCAATGACCTCAAGCCTGGTATTGATGGCCCACATGACCTCTTTGTCACCAAAAGCGTGAACTCTGCCTTCTATGGAACACCTGATTTGGATTCGTGGCTGAAGAAAGAACACATCAATGCCATAACCGTCTGCGGAATTATGACGAATTTCTGCTGCGAAACCACCGCACGTATGGGTGGCAACCTTGGTTATGACGTTACTTTTGTGTTGGATGCCACTCATACTTTCGACAAGAAGGACATCGAAGGCAACATTATTCCCGCTGAGGAGGTTGCGCGAATGACGGCAGCAAACCTGCATGGTGAATTTGCCATCGTGAAGTCAACTGCGGAGGTCTTGGCAGGCTAG
- a CDS encoding TetR/AcrR family transcriptional regulator — protein sequence MAKTSHPTRDRLIETMAELLDGSDPEHITADQVLSASGVSKGSLYHHFEDFEDLLEAALISRFSKNVDATIDHLASILATAGSRDELLAALRKVNDFDQDQSRFRFRLERARAAGLTYSSPRFHDALGIEQQRLTDAFTDLFVEAQNKGWMSTEVDARAAAVFVQAYTVGRVVDDIAPEKVNPLAWIDLIMRIIDKAILI from the coding sequence ATGGCTAAAACCTCCCACCCCACTCGCGACCGTCTCATTGAGACCATGGCTGAGTTGTTGGATGGTTCAGATCCTGAACACATCACTGCAGACCAGGTACTAAGTGCAAGTGGTGTTTCCAAGGGATCGTTGTATCACCACTTTGAGGACTTCGAAGATCTTCTCGAAGCTGCACTCATCTCTCGGTTCAGTAAGAACGTGGATGCCACTATTGACCATCTTGCTTCCATCCTCGCCACCGCAGGTTCACGCGATGAACTACTTGCCGCTTTGCGGAAAGTTAATGATTTTGACCAAGACCAGTCACGTTTCCGTTTCCGTCTTGAGCGTGCCCGTGCCGCAGGTTTGACCTACAGCAGCCCTCGGTTTCACGACGCCCTGGGCATAGAACAACAACGTCTCACGGACGCTTTTACGGACCTATTTGTGGAAGCTCAAAACAAGGGCTGGATGTCAACCGAAGTTGACGCCCGCGCAGCAGCAGTTTTTGTTCAGGCCTACACTGTCGGACGTGTCGTTGACGACATCGCTCCAGAGAAGGTCAACCCCTTAGCTTGGATTGACTTGATCATGCGCATCATCGACAAGGCAATTCTCATCTAG
- the fdxA gene encoding ferredoxin — MTYVIALPCVDVKDRACIDECPVDCIYEGDRMLYIHPDECVDCGACEPVCPVEAIYYEDDLPEQWADYYKANVEFFQEVGSPGGAAKVGVIKGDHPVITALPPQA; from the coding sequence TTGACCTACGTCATCGCCTTGCCATGTGTAGATGTCAAAGACCGTGCCTGCATCGATGAGTGCCCCGTAGATTGCATCTACGAAGGTGACCGTATGCTTTACATCCACCCCGATGAGTGTGTGGACTGTGGCGCATGCGAACCAGTGTGCCCCGTCGAAGCCATCTACTACGAAGATGATCTCCCAGAGCAGTGGGCTGACTACTACAAGGCAAACGTGGAGTTCTTCCAAGAAGTTGGATCCCCCGGTGGAGCTGCCAAGGTTGGCGTTATCAAGGGTGACCACCCTGTAATTACTGCACTGCCCCCACAGGCCTAA
- the typA gene encoding translational GTPase TypA, producing the protein MAHALRSDLRNVAIVAHVDHGKTTLVDAMLKQTNSFDAHFAGEDRMMDSNDLEREKGITILAKNTAVSYEGKHATSGPITINVIDTPGHADFGGEVERGLSMVDGVVLLVDASEGPLPQTRFVLRKALEAKLPVILLVNKTDRPDARIDEVVGESQDLLLGLASDMADDVPDLDLDSILDVPVVYASGRAGAASHNKPADGSLPDNDDLEPLFEAILKHIPAPSYDDEAPLQAHVTNLDASPFLGRLALIRVFNGTIKKGQTVAWVKHDGTVSNVRITELLKTKALERFPAESAAPGDIVAVAGIDEITIGETLADPDDVRPLPAITVDDPAISMTIGTNTSPLVGKVKGHKLTARMVKDRLDRELIGNVSLKVVDIGRPDTWEVQGRGELALAILVENMRREGFELTVGKPQVVTKKVDGKVHEPYEHLTIDAPEEYLGAITQLLAARKGRMESMVNHGTGWVRMEFIVPSRGLIGFRTEFLTATRGTGIANAIAHGYEEWAGQIVTRVNGSIVADRAGVVTPFAIIGLQERMSFFVQPTEEVYEGMVIGENSRADDMDVNITKEKKLTNMRSSTADSFESMTPSRQLSLEECLEFAREDECVEVTPETVRIRKVELDAQSRARNASRLKKQNE; encoded by the coding sequence ATGGCGCACGCCCTCCGCTCAGACCTGCGCAACGTCGCAATCGTTGCTCACGTTGACCACGGTAAGACCACGCTTGTTGACGCAATGCTCAAGCAGACCAACTCGTTTGACGCCCACTTTGCCGGCGAAGACCGCATGATGGACTCCAACGATCTTGAACGCGAAAAAGGCATCACCATCCTTGCGAAGAACACTGCTGTGTCCTACGAAGGAAAGCACGCAACAAGCGGACCCATCACCATTAACGTGATTGACACTCCTGGCCACGCTGACTTTGGTGGCGAGGTGGAGCGCGGTCTGTCCATGGTGGACGGCGTTGTGCTTCTGGTTGATGCTTCTGAAGGTCCTCTTCCACAGACCCGCTTCGTATTGCGCAAGGCACTGGAAGCAAAGCTTCCCGTGATCTTGTTGGTGAACAAGACTGACCGTCCCGATGCTCGTATCGACGAAGTTGTGGGCGAAAGCCAGGACCTCCTGCTTGGTCTTGCATCCGATATGGCTGATGATGTTCCCGATCTGGATCTGGATTCCATCCTGGATGTTCCTGTTGTTTATGCATCTGGCCGTGCCGGTGCTGCAAGTCACAACAAGCCCGCAGATGGTTCTTTGCCTGATAACGATGACCTTGAGCCTCTTTTTGAAGCCATTCTCAAGCACATTCCTGCTCCCTCCTACGATGACGAAGCACCACTTCAGGCGCACGTCACCAACCTGGATGCGTCGCCCTTCCTGGGTCGTTTGGCTTTGATTCGTGTGTTCAACGGAACCATCAAAAAGGGTCAGACCGTTGCCTGGGTCAAGCACGATGGCACTGTATCCAACGTTCGCATCACCGAACTTTTGAAGACCAAAGCCCTCGAGCGTTTCCCCGCTGAGAGTGCTGCTCCCGGTGACATTGTTGCTGTGGCAGGTATTGATGAGATCACCATTGGTGAAACTCTTGCTGATCCCGATGATGTTCGTCCCCTTCCCGCCATTACAGTGGATGACCCCGCTATTTCGATGACTATCGGAACCAACACCTCTCCTCTGGTCGGTAAGGTCAAGGGTCACAAGCTCACCGCTCGAATGGTGAAGGATCGTCTCGACCGTGAACTCATCGGTAACGTTTCGCTCAAAGTTGTCGACATCGGACGCCCCGACACCTGGGAAGTCCAGGGCCGTGGTGAACTTGCGCTGGCCATCTTGGTTGAAAACATGCGCCGTGAAGGTTTCGAGCTCACCGTGGGTAAGCCACAGGTAGTGACCAAGAAGGTTGATGGCAAGGTTCACGAACCTTACGAACACCTCACCATTGATGCACCTGAGGAATACCTCGGTGCAATCACGCAGCTGCTTGCCGCACGCAAGGGGCGTATGGAATCGATGGTTAATCACGGAACCGGTTGGGTTCGTATGGAATTCATCGTTCCTTCTCGTGGTCTGATCGGTTTCCGCACCGAATTCCTCACCGCAACGCGTGGTACCGGTATCGCTAACGCGATTGCTCACGGCTATGAAGAGTGGGCGGGTCAGATTGTGACCCGTGTCAACGGATCTATCGTCGCTGACCGCGCCGGTGTGGTCACTCCCTTCGCCATCATTGGTCTGCAGGAGCGCATGAGCTTCTTCGTTCAGCCCACTGAAGAGGTTTATGAGGGCATGGTTATTGGTGAGAACTCCCGTGCTGATGACATGGATGTGAACATCACCAAAGAAAAGAAGCTGACAAACATGCGTTCGTCAACTGCAGACAGCTTCGAGTCAATGACTCCTTCTCGTCAGCTCTCACTCGAGGAGTGCCTCGAGTTCGCTCGTGAAGATGAGTGTGTTGAGGTCACACCTGAAACGGTGCGTATTCGCAAGGTTGAGCTCGATGCTCAATCTCGTGCACGTAACGCGAGCCGCCTCAAGAAGCAGAACGAGTAA
- the efeU gene encoding iron uptake transporter permease EfeU has translation MFANLLIGLREGLEAALIIGILGAYLIKIDRRDVLPKMWAGVGIAALLSAAVGILLGVGVATLDDRSEEILAGVLSFLAVVLVTWMIFWMAKTARSIKAHLESDVDKNLAGNGWGIMLVAFLAVGREGIETAVFIWAAANATGERLLPTLGAIIGLGIAALLGWLIFKGMVRLDLKKFFAWSGAFLIIVAAGILSYGIHEWQEAGLLPGDANKAFNVEAVIAPDTWYAVLLRGTVGFTPEMSWLQVIGWVLYVGITMTVFLRSMKTKAPAK, from the coding sequence ATGTTCGCAAACTTGCTCATCGGTCTTCGCGAAGGCCTCGAAGCGGCACTGATCATCGGTATTCTCGGCGCGTATCTGATCAAAATTGATCGCCGTGATGTGTTGCCCAAAATGTGGGCTGGTGTTGGCATAGCTGCACTCCTCTCTGCTGCGGTAGGAATCCTTCTTGGTGTTGGGGTTGCAACACTCGATGACAGGTCAGAAGAAATCCTCGCAGGGGTGCTGTCCTTCCTTGCTGTAGTCCTGGTGACTTGGATGATCTTCTGGATGGCCAAAACTGCTCGCAGCATCAAAGCTCATTTGGAATCAGATGTGGATAAGAACCTTGCCGGTAACGGCTGGGGAATCATGCTTGTCGCATTTTTGGCCGTCGGTCGTGAAGGAATTGAAACCGCTGTCTTCATCTGGGCGGCAGCCAACGCAACAGGTGAACGCCTGCTGCCAACCTTGGGTGCCATCATTGGTCTCGGAATAGCAGCTCTGTTGGGATGGCTCATCTTCAAGGGAATGGTGCGCTTAGATCTCAAGAAGTTCTTCGCATGGTCAGGAGCTTTCCTCATCATCGTGGCCGCCGGAATTCTCAGCTATGGAATCCACGAATGGCAAGAAGCTGGTCTACTTCCCGGCGACGCGAACAAAGCCTTTAACGTGGAAGCTGTCATAGCTCCAGACACCTGGTACGCGGTACTACTTCGCGGAACAGTCGGCTTTACGCCCGAAATGTCATGGCTGCAGGTTATCGGCTGGGTTCTCTACGTCGGAATCACCATGACAGTTTTCTTGCGCTCTATGAAAACGAAAGCCCCAGCCAAATAA